GATGGGAAAAGACATAATCACGTCCGTATTCCCACGCGCTGGTGGTATTGAAGATATTCGCCAGCTTGTTGACCAGCGTCGATTTCCCGCTTGATTCGCCACCCAGAATCGCAACTGTGCGCACAAAGAACGGCTTCACTTCGGTCGGGATGTAATCCCAGTAGCGGAACGGGTTTTCGCGGATCTGCGCCCCGCTGATGTTCATAAACGTACGCTTCGGATCGATCAGCACGGTTTCAATGCCCAGATGCTCGCGGAACTGCGGCGCGTCGGACTCTTCAGAGGTGTAGATCCAGTTGGGCGCAATGCCCTTCTCTTCCATAAACGCTTTAATGCCGTTGCTCCACACGTCCCAGCCGTGTGGATACGGCTCCATGCCCTCTTCATTAAAGGCATGAATGCGAATATTTTTCTGATATTTGAAGGTCTGAAGCAGCCAGCGCAGGCGATCGGGCACCGTCGGCTGCTGCGACATGGCGCTGTCTTCAAACAGCTGGCGGTCACGGGTTTCGTCGTACCCCATGATGATGTGCAGCTCGTCGACCTGGCTACAGGCACGCTGGATCAGGTAGATATGGCCGGTATGCAGCGGATAAAACTTACCAAACACCACGCCGATATTCTTTTGCATACGCGGGAATTCAAGCCCCAGAAAGCGATGTAACGCTTCCAGCTTTTGCGCGCTGGGGCTTTTGATTTTGGCGTTCAGCAACTGGCTAAGATAGCCTTTCGTCATGCCGCTGGCGTCAGCCACCTGCTGTAGCGTGCAGCCTTTCTGACGGATTGCGGTCTTGATGTAGTCAAATGATGACATAAATTACGGTGCCTCCTGCAAAATCGAATACGTAATTATAAGTCGTCAAAGACATTTAACGCATCTGCGAGTTTTTTAACGCCAAATACCTGCATCCCTTCGGGGATCTTCTTTGGCACGTTGGCCGCCGGTACAATCGCCCGGCGGAAGCCATGTTTCGCCGCCTCGGAGATGCGCTCCTGGCCGCTGGGCACCGGGCGGATCTCCCCGGCCAGCCCCACTTCGCCGAAGACCACCAGATCCTGCGGCAGCGGCCTGTCGCGAAGACTGGAAACCATCGCCAGCAGCAGCGCCAGATCGGCACTGGTCTCTGAAACTTTCACGCCCCCCACCACGTTGACGAAGACGTCCTGATCCGCCATCTGCAGGCCGCCATGACGATGCAGCACCGCCAGCAGGATTGCCAGGCGGTTCTGTTCCAGACCGACCGCCACGCGCCGCGGGTTGCCCATCATGGAGTGATCCACCAGCGCCTGAATTTCGACGAGCAGCGGACGCGTTCCCTCCCACAGCACCATCACCGAACTGCCGGAGGTGACTTCATCCCCCCGGCTCAGGAAGATGGCCGACGGGTTGCTGACTTCGCGCAGCCCCTGCTCGGTCATGGCAAATACGCCCAGTTCATTCACCGCACCAAAGCGGTTTTTGTGGCTGCGCAGGGTACGGAAGCGGGAGTCTGCGTCGCCGTCGAGCATGACGGAGCAGTCGATACAGTGCTCAAGCACTTTTGGCCCCGCCAGCGAGCCGTCTTTGGTGACGTGGCCGACCATCACGATCGCCACGCCGCGGGTTTTGGCAAAGCGCGTCAGATACGCGGCGGTCTCACGCACCTGCGCCACGCTGCCCGGCGAGGACTGGATATCCGCCATGTGCATCACCTGGATGGAGTCGATCACCATCAGCTTCGGCTGCTCTTCTTCGGCAATCATGCAGATCTGCTCAATGCTGGTTTCCGACAGCATATTCAGATTGCCGGTAGGCAGCCCCAGACGGTGCGCGCGCATTGCCACCTGCTGCAGGGACTCTTCGCCGGTGACGTACAGGGTTTTCATCTGTTCCGCGAGCTTGCAAAGCGTTTGCAGCAGCAGGGTCGATTTACCCGCCCCCGGGTTACCACCGATCAGGATCGCACTGCCCGGTACCACGCCGCCGCCAAGCACGCGGTCAAACTCTTTGAAGCCGGTGGAGAAGCGCGGTAACGCTTCCAGACTGATGTCTGACAGTTTTTGGACTTTTGCCACACCGGCATTACCCGCATAGCCGCTCAGGCGTTCATTGCGGGCCACACTCGGCGAAGCCGCCACACCACGCACTTCGGTGATGGTGTTCCAGGCATGACAGGCGCTGCATTGCCCCTGCCAGCGCGGATAATCCGCACCACATTCATTACAGACAAATGCGCGTTTTGGGGCTTTAGCCACGGTTTACCTCGTTATTTCAGTGCGGCCTGCGCGCCGGGTGGCGCTAACGCTTGCCCGGCCTGGAATCGCATACCGTTATTTCTGATTCAGGCTGCCGGAGAGGATGCAGAACACCCCCATCAGGTCAGCGTGACGGATAGTGACTTCCGTCTTTTCATTCACTTTTGGCTTGGCATGGTAGGCAATGCCAAGGCCGGCAACTTTGATCATCGGCAGATCGTTTGCGCCATCGCCGATGGCAACGGTCTGGGCAACCGGGATTTCATATTTCTCTGCCAGGCGGCTCAGCGTATTGGCTTTGTACTGCGCATCCACGATATCGCCGATCACCTGCCCGGTCAGCTTACCGTCCATGATCTCCAGCTCGTTGGCCACCACGGTGGTCAGATGCAATTTTTCCCGCAGGTAATCCGCGAAAAAGGTGAAGCCACCGGAGGCGATCGCCACTTTCCAGCCCAGCGACTGGAGCTTGAGCACCAGCTGCGTCAGGCCGGGCATCAGGGGCAGCTCATCACGAACCTGACGCAGGATGTGGGCATCAGCCCCTTTCAGGGTCGCAACACGCTGTCTCAGGCTGGCAGTGAAATCCAGCTCGCCGCGCATTGCGCGCTCGGTCACTTCTGCCACCAGCTCGCCGCTGCCCGCCAGTTTGGCGATC
This region of Enterobacter cloacae complex sp. R_G8 genomic DNA includes:
- the radA gene encoding DNA repair protein RadA — its product is MAKAPKRAFVCNECGADYPRWQGQCSACHAWNTITEVRGVAASPSVARNERLSGYAGNAGVAKVQKLSDISLEALPRFSTGFKEFDRVLGGGVVPGSAILIGGNPGAGKSTLLLQTLCKLAEQMKTLYVTGEESLQQVAMRAHRLGLPTGNLNMLSETSIEQICMIAEEEQPKLMVIDSIQVMHMADIQSSPGSVAQVRETAAYLTRFAKTRGVAIVMVGHVTKDGSLAGPKVLEHCIDCSVMLDGDADSRFRTLRSHKNRFGAVNELGVFAMTEQGLREVSNPSAIFLSRGDEVTSGSSVMVLWEGTRPLLVEIQALVDHSMMGNPRRVAVGLEQNRLAILLAVLHRHGGLQMADQDVFVNVVGGVKVSETSADLALLLAMVSSLRDRPLPQDLVVFGEVGLAGEIRPVPSGQERISEAAKHGFRRAIVPAANVPKKIPEGMQVFGVKKLADALNVFDDL
- the serB gene encoding phosphoserine phosphatase yields the protein MPNITWCDLPTDVSLWPGLPLSLSGDEVMPLDYHAGRSGWLLYGRGLDKQRLTQYQTKLGAAMVIVAAWCVEDYQVIRLAGSLTQRATRLAHDAGLDVAPLGKIPHLKTPGLLVMDMDSTAIQIECIDEIAKLAGSGELVAEVTERAMRGELDFTASLRQRVATLKGADAHILRQVRDELPLMPGLTQLVLKLQSLGWKVAIASGGFTFFADYLREKLHLTTVVANELEIMDGKLTGQVIGDIVDAQYKANTLSRLAEKYEIPVAQTVAIGDGANDLPMIKVAGLGIAYHAKPKVNEKTEVTIRHADLMGVFCILSGSLNQK
- the nadR gene encoding multifunctional transcriptional regulator/nicotinamide-nucleotide adenylyltransferase/ribosylnicotinamide kinase NadR, whose translation is MSSFDYIKTAIRQKGCTLQQVADASGMTKGYLSQLLNAKIKSPSAQKLEALHRFLGLEFPRMQKNIGVVFGKFYPLHTGHIYLIQRACSQVDELHIIMGYDETRDRQLFEDSAMSQQPTVPDRLRWLLQTFKYQKNIRIHAFNEEGMEPYPHGWDVWSNGIKAFMEEKGIAPNWIYTSEESDAPQFREHLGIETVLIDPKRTFMNISGAQIRENPFRYWDYIPTEVKPFFVRTVAILGGESSGKSTLVNKLANIFNTTSAWEYGRDYVFSHLGGDEMALQYSDYDKIALGHAQYIDFAVKYANKVAFIDTDFVTTQAFCKKYEGREHPFVQALIDEYRFDLVILLENNTPWVADGMRSLGSSVDRKEFQTMLVEMLHENNVEFVHVEASDYDTRFLRCVELVKEMMGEQG